Proteins encoded together in one bacterium window:
- a CDS encoding alpha/beta hydrolase, translated as MTARPPQAPSLEGQSSPGLGGPIVPFPSARPRDGRDGADAAAQSQIFRQTGAGRTPTIVIAGFLPDATESIEYQRDLVARYGDIYYVNYPRNRFCTRALFAQVGGLIRHLNARGEYPVLFSICFGAGLVVKLLCERGAQPAHAGPQLQLAGVVMVSPILCAADMVRLDAAAAGAAPLRERAARTFFLGGHHGDLEREVARTRRAFGSLFRRERATRLLNDRNAAIIARVLAAVHEISVTGYYERALALRALSWPSARTPIFRGPALVLFAEDEDGVFVPTSPTLAALRTPSVAARFFPRGAVHEVASSDAGDPVVHGSIVVHHRYFNPFITAWYDRLAGTAAV; from the coding sequence ATGACCGCGCGTCCACCGCAGGCGCCGTCCCTGGAGGGCCAGTCGAGCCCGGGTCTCGGCGGCCCCATCGTCCCGTTTCCATCCGCCCGGCCGCGCGACGGCCGAGACGGCGCCGATGCCGCGGCGCAGAGTCAGATTTTCCGGCAGACCGGTGCCGGGCGGACGCCGACGATCGTCATCGCGGGCTTCCTGCCCGACGCCACAGAGTCGATCGAGTATCAGCGGGACCTCGTCGCGCGTTACGGCGACATCTACTACGTCAACTATCCGCGCAACCGGTTTTGCACCCGGGCGCTCTTCGCGCAGGTCGGCGGGCTCATCAGGCACCTCAACGCGCGCGGCGAGTACCCCGTCCTCTTCAGCATCTGCTTCGGCGCGGGGCTGGTGGTGAAGTTGCTGTGCGAGCGGGGGGCGCAGCCGGCGCACGCCGGGCCCCAGCTCCAGCTCGCCGGCGTCGTCATGGTCAGCCCGATACTCTGCGCCGCGGACATGGTCCGTCTGGACGCCGCGGCGGCCGGCGCCGCGCCGCTGCGGGAACGGGCCGCGCGGACGTTCTTCCTCGGCGGCCACCACGGCGATCTCGAGCGCGAAGTGGCCCGCACGCGGCGCGCCTTCGGCAGCCTCTTCCGCCGCGAGCGCGCGACGCGGCTGCTCAACGACCGCAATGCGGCGATCATCGCCCGGGTACTCGCCGCCGTGCACGAGATCAGCGTGACCGGCTATTACGAACGGGCGCTGGCGCTGCGGGCTCTGAGCTGGCCGTCTGCCCGCACGCCGATTTTCCGCGGGCCGGCGCTCGTGCTGTTCGCGGAAGACGAGGACGGCGTATTCGTGCCGACCTCACCCACGCTCGCGGCGCTGCGCACGCCGTCGGTCGCCGCGCGGTTCTTTCCCCGCGGCGCGGTGCACGAGGTCGCGTCGTCCGATGCCGGCGATCCGGTGGTGCACGGCTCGATCGTCGTGCACCACCGCTACTTCAATCCGTTCATCACCGCCTGGTACGACCGGCTGGCCGGCACGGCGGCCGTGTAG
- a CDS encoding ABC transporter substrate-binding protein — protein sequence MKRYLVARSGIALIVAAVLVVGLAGIALPQTKYTVRFGIVGVPSTTYYAPLVVAQQKGFFAQQGVELKQTVIGPDDNLVRAVAGGALDLGIPEASIAINGNAHGAPVKVIACLTDRYPYNLFARPGIKSYADLKGKTISHWTVAPEASTALIRRLMTGGGLKDGEYNLIAGGGLAARYAALSKGAVDAAILTAPFNLLARKDGMTDLGGLFDIPAVFACVVDNTNWAARNRDATVATLKALIMGFRYTANTAHKDEVVKMLSDLGHLDPAVVGQTYDQFYRTQTYLTSWDLAPSPRSMQGVVDILAGLGQVPKGANAQRYFDLSYLNAALAQAGK from the coding sequence ATGAAGAGATACTTGGTGGCCCGCAGTGGGATCGCGCTCATCGTCGCGGCGGTGCTGGTTGTCGGGCTCGCGGGAATCGCGCTGCCCCAAACCAAGTACACGGTGCGGTTCGGCATCGTCGGCGTGCCGTCGACGACATACTACGCGCCGCTCGTCGTCGCACAACAGAAGGGCTTCTTCGCACAGCAGGGGGTGGAGCTGAAACAGACCGTGATCGGGCCGGACGACAATCTGGTCCGGGCCGTGGCCGGCGGGGCGCTCGACCTCGGCATTCCCGAGGCGAGCATCGCCATCAACGGCAACGCCCACGGGGCGCCGGTCAAGGTGATCGCCTGCCTCACAGACCGGTACCCCTACAACCTCTTCGCGCGGCCCGGTATCAAGTCGTACGCGGACCTGAAGGGCAAGACGATTTCGCATTGGACGGTTGCGCCGGAGGCCAGCACGGCCCTGATCCGTCGGCTCATGACGGGCGGCGGGCTGAAGGACGGCGAGTACAACCTGATCGCGGGCGGCGGCCTGGCGGCGCGTTACGCGGCGCTGAGCAAGGGCGCCGTCGACGCGGCCATCCTGACCGCGCCGTTCAACCTCCTCGCGCGGAAGGACGGCATGACCGACCTGGGCGGCCTGTTCGACATTCCGGCGGTTTTCGCGTGCGTGGTCGACAATACCAACTGGGCCGCGCGCAACCGCGACGCCACCGTGGCGACGTTGAAGGCCCTGATCATGGGTTTCCGCTACACCGCGAACACGGCGCACAAGGACGAGGTCGTGAAGATGCTCTCGGACCTCGGGCACCTGGATCCGGCCGTTGTGGGTCAGACCTACGACCAGTTCTACCGGACGCAAACCTATCTCACGAGCTGGGATCTTGCGCCGAGCCCCCGCTCGATGCAGGGCGTCGTAGACATTCTGGCGGGCCTCGGCCAGGTCCCGAAGGGCGCCAATGCGCAGCGCTACTTCGACCTGTCATACTTGAACGCCGCGCTGGCGCAGGCCGGCAAGTAG
- a CDS encoding ABC transporter ATP-binding protein: MAYAVGRVAASTELSVERLAVSFERTGAPPLLVLDHVSFDVQEGQFVALVGPSGCGKTTVLRCMAGLQRPGEGRITIGGRPLTGVDRRVAMVFQSDSLFPWRTVQANVAFGLEVRRVPRARSGETVQELVDLVGLSGFERAYPHQLSGGMRQRVNLARALAVDPEVLLMDEPFSALDMLTRELMQAELQRIWLRRKKTVLFVTHQIEEAVFLADRVLLMSRRPGRLRADVAVPLTRPREAHDRHTPEFHALVDDLAEALSAELSPSDAAR, translated from the coding sequence GTGGCGTACGCAGTCGGTCGTGTAGCGGCGTCGACCGAACTCAGCGTCGAGCGGCTCGCGGTCTCGTTCGAGCGGACCGGCGCGCCGCCGCTGCTCGTCCTCGACCATGTGAGCTTCGACGTCCAGGAGGGGCAGTTCGTCGCGCTCGTCGGTCCGAGCGGCTGCGGCAAGACGACAGTGCTGCGCTGCATGGCCGGTCTGCAGCGGCCGGGCGAGGGCCGCATCACCATCGGCGGCCGCCCGCTCACGGGGGTCGACCGCCGAGTGGCGATGGTGTTCCAGAGCGATTCGCTGTTTCCGTGGCGCACGGTGCAGGCGAACGTCGCCTTCGGGCTGGAGGTGCGCCGGGTGCCGCGGGCGCGGTCCGGCGAAACCGTCCAGGAACTCGTGGATCTCGTCGGCCTGAGCGGATTCGAGCGCGCCTACCCGCATCAGCTGTCCGGCGGGATGCGTCAGCGCGTGAACCTCGCGCGCGCCCTCGCGGTGGATCCCGAGGTCCTGCTGATGGACGAACCGTTCAGCGCGCTCGACATGCTGACGCGCGAGCTGATGCAGGCGGAACTGCAACGCATTTGGCTCCGCCGGAAGAAGACGGTGCTCTTCGTGACGCACCAGATCGAAGAGGCGGTGTTTCTCGCGGATCGCGTGCTCCTGATGTCGCGCCGGCCCGGCCGCCTGCGCGCGGACGTGGCCGTGCCGCTCACGCGGCCGAGGGAGGCCCACGACCGGCACACGCCGGAGTTCCACGCGCTCGTCGATGATCTGGCCGAGGCGCTCAGCGCGGAGCTGAGCCCCTCCGACGCCGCCCGGTAG
- a CDS encoding ABC transporter permease, whose product MRTGLLLARWGRVTLSGAAGIVLWQWFAIYVVRNPLFLPTPSSVLAATIQVIGSGELLDNIKVSLTYFSVGSSLGFAGGVLLGVLLGASPRTAEYVDPWVSAAYTAPLVALTPLLIIWFGIGLWSKTIIIALVVIFPVTIGTVAGIRSTDRSLLEVATSMGAGRLDTLRKVMVPWALSFILSGARIGVGRGVIGIFVAELFGGASKGVGLMITNAASVFNTPLLFVGIIVLAVMGVAVTSVLRYLERRMAPWRTQSVV is encoded by the coding sequence GTGAGGACGGGGCTCCTGCTCGCGCGATGGGGGCGCGTCACGTTGAGCGGCGCGGCCGGCATCGTGCTGTGGCAGTGGTTCGCCATCTACGTGGTGCGGAATCCGCTCTTTCTCCCGACGCCGTCCTCCGTGCTCGCCGCGACGATCCAGGTCATCGGCAGCGGCGAGCTGCTCGATAACATCAAAGTCAGCTTGACGTATTTCTCGGTGGGATCCTCGCTCGGCTTCGCCGGCGGCGTGCTGCTCGGCGTGCTGTTGGGCGCGAGCCCGCGGACCGCGGAATACGTCGATCCCTGGGTCTCCGCGGCCTACACCGCGCCGCTCGTCGCGCTCACGCCGCTCCTGATCATCTGGTTCGGCATCGGCCTGTGGTCGAAGACCATCATCATTGCGCTGGTTGTGATTTTCCCGGTGACGATCGGCACGGTGGCGGGCATCCGGTCTACCGACCGGTCGCTGCTGGAGGTGGCAACCAGCATGGGCGCCGGCCGGCTGGACACGCTGCGCAAAGTGATGGTGCCGTGGGCGCTTTCGTTCATCCTGTCGGGTGCGCGGATCGGCGTCGGGCGCGGGGTGATCGGCATCTTCGTCGCGGAGCTGTTCGGCGGCGCCAGCAAAGGCGTCGGGCTGATGATCACCAACGCGGCGTCTGTCTTCAACACACCGCTCCTGTTCGTCGGCATCATCGTGCTGGCTGTGATGGGCGTGGCCGTGACGAGCGTGCTGCGGTATCTGGAACGGAGGATGGCGCCGTGGCGTACGCAGTCGGTCGTGTAG
- a CDS encoding cupin domain-containing protein, giving the protein MPLYVRREDIADDTVRTQYTHMSTQMVYGAESCLMLATRPGGYHSHPHKHDTEQMNYVIDGEIWVFVEDTFFLVKAGDYYRIPRNAVHWGWITSDKPCTILEVFAPVYLGGTHPNAVGLYDDGEKPAKIPDIKTEAVSDDYMKIEAKLPITR; this is encoded by the coding sequence ATGCCGTTATACGTCCGTCGCGAGGACATTGCCGACGATACGGTGAGGACGCAGTACACGCACATGTCGACCCAGATGGTGTACGGCGCCGAAAGCTGCCTCATGCTCGCGACGCGCCCCGGAGGGTATCACTCGCACCCCCACAAGCACGACACCGAGCAGATGAACTACGTGATCGACGGAGAGATCTGGGTCTTTGTCGAGGACACGTTTTTCCTGGTGAAGGCGGGCGACTACTACCGCATTCCGCGCAACGCGGTGCATTGGGGCTGGATCACGTCGGACAAGCCGTGCACGATCCTCGAAGTATTCGCGCCGGTCTATCTCGGCGGAACGCACCCGAACGCCGTGGGCCTCTACGACGACGGCGAGAAGCCGGCAAAGATTCCGGACATCAAGACGGAGGCGGTGTCCGACGACTACATGAAGATCGAGGCGAAACTGCCGATCACGCGCTAG
- a CDS encoding ABC transporter ATP-binding protein encodes MAEPLVALEQVSRGYDGGRVVALRDVTLRVAPGEFVAIVGPSGSGKSTLLHLLCGLDRPTAGRVLFRGAEPPSPAAWTRVRARQIGFVFQAFYLFPTLTALENVEIPMFGVVPHAAERRRRARALLDRVGLGGRLDHLPSQLSGGERQRVAIARSLANTPILIGADEPTGNLDSHASLEVLDLLADLRRRDGASLVLATHNTEVAARAGRIIRLADGRIVADSCAS; translated from the coding sequence ATGGCCGAGCCGCTCGTCGCGCTCGAGCAGGTGAGCCGCGGCTACGACGGCGGCCGGGTGGTCGCCCTGCGCGACGTCACGCTCCGTGTGGCCCCGGGCGAGTTCGTCGCGATCGTCGGTCCGAGCGGGAGCGGGAAGTCGACGTTGCTTCACCTGCTCTGCGGCCTCGACCGCCCGACGGCCGGCCGCGTGCTGTTCCGCGGCGCGGAGCCGCCCTCGCCGGCCGCGTGGACCCGGGTACGGGCGCGGCAGATCGGCTTCGTCTTCCAGGCGTTCTATCTGTTCCCGACGTTGACCGCGCTCGAGAACGTCGAGATCCCGATGTTCGGCGTCGTGCCGCACGCGGCCGAGCGGCGGCGGCGCGCGCGCGCCCTGCTGGACCGCGTCGGCCTCGGCGGCCGGCTGGACCACCTGCCGTCGCAACTCTCCGGCGGCGAGCGGCAGCGCGTCGCGATCGCCCGCAGCCTGGCCAACACTCCGATTCTCATAGGCGCCGACGAACCGACGGGCAACCTCGATTCGCACGCTTCCCTGGAGGTGCTCGACCTGCTCGCCGACCTGCGGCGGCGCGACGGCGCGAGTCTGGTTCTGGCCACCCACAACACCGAGGTCGCCGCCCGGGCCGGCCGGATCATCCGCCTGGCCGACGGCCGGATCGTCGCCGACTCGTGCGCTTCCTGA
- a CDS encoding threonine/serine dehydratase codes for MAECADRITRERIAATYSVIKPYIRRTPVLEVDGADFGLGRFPTLLKLELFQHSGSFKARGAFANLLGRTVPRAGVVAASGGNHGAAVAYAAMKTGVPAKIFVPAISSQAKIDRIRGYGADLVVGGDRYADALEASEAWAASSGALPVHAFDQVETLLGQGTIGLELAEQGAAVDTLLVAVGGGGLIGGIAAWFGGGVCVVGVEPEASPTLYRALAAGRPVDAEAGGLAADSLAPRRVGELMYPIAQRYVSRVVLVTDEAIRHAQQALWNAARVAAEPGGAAALAALLSGRYQPEPGARVGVLVSGGNTTAVDFTR; via the coding sequence ATGGCGGAGTGTGCGGATCGCATCACCCGGGAACGGATCGCGGCCACTTATTCGGTCATCAAACCGTACATCCGGCGTACCCCCGTCCTCGAGGTGGACGGCGCGGATTTCGGTTTGGGCCGGTTTCCGACCCTCTTGAAGCTCGAGCTCTTTCAGCACTCCGGCTCGTTCAAGGCGCGCGGGGCCTTCGCGAACCTGCTCGGCCGGACGGTGCCGCGCGCCGGCGTCGTCGCGGCGTCGGGCGGCAACCACGGGGCGGCGGTCGCGTACGCCGCGATGAAGACCGGTGTTCCGGCGAAGATCTTCGTGCCGGCGATCTCGTCGCAGGCGAAGATCGACCGGATCCGCGGTTACGGCGCCGATCTCGTCGTCGGCGGCGACCGGTACGCGGACGCCCTCGAGGCGAGCGAGGCGTGGGCCGCGTCGAGCGGCGCGCTGCCGGTCCATGCTTTCGACCAGGTCGAGACCCTGCTCGGGCAGGGCACGATCGGGCTCGAACTGGCGGAGCAGGGGGCGGCCGTCGACACCCTCCTCGTCGCCGTCGGCGGCGGCGGGCTGATCGGCGGCATCGCGGCGTGGTTTGGCGGGGGCGTCTGCGTCGTCGGCGTCGAGCCGGAGGCTTCCCCGACCCTGTATCGCGCGCTCGCGGCCGGTCGTCCCGTGGACGCCGAGGCGGGTGGACTCGCCGCGGACTCGCTTGCGCCGCGCCGGGTCGGGGAGTTGATGTATCCGATCGCGCAGCGCTACGTGAGCCGGGTCGTACTGGTCACGGACGAGGCGATCCGGCACGCGCAGCAGGCGCTGTGGAACGCCGCGCGGGTCGCGGCGGAGCCGGGCGGCGCCGCGGCACTGGCCGCGCTGCTGTCCGGCCGCTATCAGCCCGAGCCGGGTGCGCGCGTCGGCGTGCTCGTCAGCGGCGGCAATACCACCGCCGTAGACTTCACCCGGTAG
- a CDS encoding xanthine dehydrogenase family protein molybdopterin-binding subunit, translating to MPPRPAVFTAVGARTPRLDAAAFATGRASFSTDIGLPGMLHCRLLYAEQAPARITGVDLSETLRLPGVEAVITAADVPSMPPAGTSISSRHLFARGDARCIGDVIAAVAAVDVETAQRATELIRVRYEAQPAVYTLDAALAPGAPPVHPGKAGYPVASWMRKWFVDAVGNEATHFRLVKGDVGGARARSHVVVRDRFRTQRIEHFSMEPHAGVAEYDQATGRVTVWCSTGKPFRTQLQLAELLQVPLNRVNVVFVPTGGDFGGKGEVTVEPYCALLAMRTGRPVKCVYTREEEFFAATCKTPFDIDLALGFDRDGLLQFADGELWLDTGAYNSMPAMISVYAAIHLEGPYAVPNLNIQSRCAFTHNTMSGSFRGFGNPQVSFARESLLDEGAARLGLDPLEVRLRNAWRPGWTNCTGQVLDPAKHSVHVREVIAAAGEASDFRTRWRALREARRGAASTAPRRGLGVAAAHHGLGGPALHGTDTGAALLKANPDGTVTLITGAADVGQGIDTALSQVVAEALGLPRDAIAIAPKTTDGVPQDLGASASRTTYFVGNAVRAASLDLRQKLTAVAAEMLEADPQDLECAGGKVFVRGTPARALAFAEVVHYSMRRRGEQPFGQGVHQGRTTELDERGQGNANNTFEYSCQVAEVEVDPGTGEVRVLRLLNAQDVGRALNPLIVEGQMEGGMVMGLGFALLEEVVCEEGRVLNPFAFDYRTPRAGDLPELRTVLLEHRDPVGPYGAKGVGEICMNPTAAAIANAVADAIGIRITSLPITPEKVLAALRAAGRRGPAEGD from the coding sequence GTGCCACCCCGGCCAGCCGTCTTCACTGCGGTAGGGGCGCGAACGCCGCGGCTCGACGCCGCGGCGTTCGCGACGGGCCGGGCGTCCTTCTCGACGGACATCGGCCTGCCCGGCATGCTCCACTGCCGGCTGCTCTACGCCGAGCAGGCCCCCGCCCGCATCACCGGGGTGGATCTCTCGGAGACGCTCCGGCTGCCGGGCGTCGAGGCCGTGATCACCGCCGCGGACGTGCCGTCGATGCCGCCGGCCGGCACCAGCATCTCGTCCCGGCATCTCTTCGCGCGGGGCGACGCGCGGTGCATCGGCGATGTCATCGCCGCGGTTGCGGCGGTCGACGTCGAGACGGCGCAGCGGGCGACCGAGCTGATCCGCGTCCGCTACGAGGCGCAGCCGGCGGTGTACACGCTCGACGCCGCGCTCGCGCCCGGGGCGCCGCCGGTGCATCCCGGCAAGGCCGGCTACCCGGTCGCGTCGTGGATGCGCAAATGGTTCGTGGACGCGGTGGGCAACGAGGCGACTCACTTCCGGCTGGTCAAAGGGGACGTCGGCGGCGCGCGGGCACGCTCGCACGTGGTCGTCCGGGACCGCTTCCGCACGCAGCGGATCGAGCACTTTTCCATGGAGCCGCACGCCGGGGTCGCGGAGTACGATCAAGCTACCGGCCGCGTCACGGTCTGGTGCTCCACCGGGAAGCCGTTCCGAACCCAGTTGCAGTTGGCCGAGCTCCTTCAGGTGCCGCTGAACCGCGTCAACGTCGTGTTCGTCCCGACCGGCGGCGATTTCGGCGGCAAAGGCGAGGTCACCGTCGAGCCGTACTGCGCCCTGCTGGCCATGCGGACCGGGCGTCCGGTCAAGTGCGTGTACACGCGCGAAGAAGAGTTCTTCGCGGCGACCTGCAAGACGCCGTTCGACATCGACCTCGCGCTGGGGTTCGATCGGGACGGCCTGCTGCAGTTCGCGGACGGCGAGTTGTGGCTCGACACCGGCGCCTACAACTCGATGCCGGCGATGATCTCCGTCTATGCCGCGATTCACCTCGAGGGCCCGTACGCGGTGCCGAATCTCAACATCCAGTCGCGCTGCGCGTTCACGCACAACACCATGAGCGGGTCGTTCCGGGGATTCGGCAATCCGCAGGTCTCCTTCGCGCGGGAGAGCCTCCTCGATGAAGGGGCGGCGCGGCTCGGCCTCGATCCGCTCGAGGTCCGGCTTCGCAACGCCTGGCGGCCGGGCTGGACGAACTGCACCGGCCAGGTCCTGGACCCGGCGAAGCACAGCGTGCACGTCCGCGAGGTGATCGCGGCGGCCGGGGAGGCGAGCGACTTTCGAACGCGGTGGCGCGCGCTGCGGGAGGCGCGTCGCGGCGCGGCATCCACCGCGCCGCGCCGGGGACTCGGTGTCGCCGCCGCCCACCACGGACTCGGCGGTCCGGCGCTCCACGGCACGGACACGGGTGCCGCGCTTCTGAAGGCCAATCCCGACGGCACCGTCACGCTGATCACCGGGGCCGCCGACGTCGGGCAGGGCATCGACACGGCCCTCAGCCAGGTTGTCGCGGAGGCGCTCGGGTTGCCCCGCGACGCCATCGCGATCGCGCCGAAGACGACCGACGGTGTGCCCCAGGACCTGGGTGCCTCGGCCAGCCGCACGACGTACTTCGTCGGCAACGCCGTTCGGGCCGCGTCGCTTGATTTGCGGCAGAAACTGACCGCCGTCGCGGCCGAGATGCTGGAGGCCGACCCCCAGGATCTCGAGTGCGCCGGCGGCAAGGTCTTCGTCCGCGGCACGCCCGCGAGGGCGCTCGCGTTCGCGGAGGTCGTCCACTACTCGATGCGCCGCCGCGGCGAGCAGCCGTTCGGCCAGGGGGTCCATCAGGGCCGAACGACGGAGCTGGATGAGCGCGGCCAGGGCAACGCCAACAACACGTTCGAGTACTCGTGCCAGGTCGCCGAGGTGGAAGTCGATCCGGGCACCGGGGAAGTCCGCGTTCTGCGCCTCCTCAACGCGCAGGACGTCGGCCGCGCGCTCAACCCGCTGATCGTCGAGGGGCAGATGGAGGGCGGGATGGTGATGGGCCTCGGGTTCGCGCTCCTCGAGGAAGTGGTGTGCGAAGAGGGGCGGGTGCTGAATCCGTTTGCCTTCGATTACCGGACCCCGCGTGCCGGCGACCTGCCGGAGCTGCGGACCGTATTGCTCGAGCACCGCGATCCGGTCGGCCCCTACGGCGCGAAGGGAGTCGGGGAGATCTGCATGAACCCGACCGCCGCGGCAATCGCGAACGCGGTCGCGGACGCGATCGGGATCCGCATCACCTCGCTGCCGATTACGCCGGAGAAGGTCCTCGCGGCCCTCCGCGCCGCCGGCCGCCGCGGTCCCGCGGAAGGAGACTAG
- a CDS encoding cupin domain-containing protein, with the protein MASSPDNLTHDIDGSGGILTVRGSTLHRSWNNIRYKTGLSAKNVGAKHLSMNVATIPPGGVAYAHIHVGFEVMLYILRGRVRHEYGPNCSLSIDNEAGDFIFIEPGIPHEVRNLSDTEPVVAVVARSDASEWENIVSYERRR; encoded by the coding sequence ATGGCGTCTTCACCGGACAATCTGACGCACGACATAGACGGGAGCGGCGGCATTCTGACCGTACGCGGTAGCACCCTCCACCGCAGCTGGAACAACATCCGCTACAAGACGGGGTTGTCCGCGAAGAACGTCGGGGCCAAGCACCTCTCGATGAACGTCGCGACGATCCCGCCCGGGGGCGTGGCCTACGCCCACATCCACGTCGGGTTCGAGGTAATGCTCTACATCCTGCGGGGCCGCGTCCGGCATGAGTACGGGCCGAACTGTTCGCTGAGCATCGACAACGAGGCGGGCGACTTCATTTTCATCGAGCCGGGGATCCCCCACGAAGTGCGCAACCTCAGCGACACGGAGCCTGTCGTGGCCGTCGTCGCGCGGTCCGACGCCTCCGAGTGGGAAAACATCGTCTCGTACGAACGGCGGCGGTAG
- a CDS encoding metalloregulator ArsR/SmtB family transcription factor translates to MSTEAAIRALANERRLRILEWLKDPTAHFPPQADGDLIRDGVCGLLIARKLGISQPTVSRHMQILTQTGLVRAKRIKRWTFYKRDEARIRDIKKTVLAKV, encoded by the coding sequence ATGTCCACCGAGGCGGCGATCCGGGCCCTCGCCAACGAGCGTCGGTTGCGCATCCTGGAGTGGCTGAAGGATCCCACGGCACACTTTCCGCCGCAGGCGGACGGCGACCTGATTCGGGACGGGGTCTGCGGCCTGCTCATCGCCCGGAAGCTCGGGATCAGCCAGCCGACGGTGAGCCGGCACATGCAGATTCTCACTCAAACGGGACTCGTCCGGGCCAAGCGGATCAAACGCTGGACGTTCTACAAGCGAGACGAAGCGCGCATTCGAGACATCAAGAAGACGGTACTGGCAAAGGTCTAG
- a CDS encoding SRPBCC domain-containing protein has translation MRFEKEIAVARSPEQVWQFLWDVERVARCLPGCRDARTLVPHERYAAVVAERIGPFSVTFPMEIQILEVEEGRRLRAQAGGRDSAMGSSLRVTLDLAVEPRDGGSVLRLASDAAVLGRLGTLGQGMIQRKADQIMEQFADALRRALEIPV, from the coding sequence ATGCGTTTCGAAAAGGAGATCGCCGTCGCCCGGTCGCCCGAGCAGGTGTGGCAATTTCTGTGGGACGTCGAGCGGGTGGCGCGGTGCCTGCCCGGCTGCCGCGACGCGCGGACGCTCGTGCCGCACGAGCGCTACGCCGCCGTCGTGGCGGAGCGCATCGGACCGTTCAGCGTGACGTTCCCGATGGAAATTCAGATTCTCGAGGTCGAGGAGGGACGGCGCCTGCGGGCCCAGGCGGGCGGCCGCGACAGCGCGATGGGAAGTTCGCTCCGGGTGACGCTCGACCTCGCCGTCGAGCCGCGGGATGGCGGCAGCGTGCTCCGCCTGGCCTCGGACGCCGCGGTCCTGGGCAGGCTCGGCACGCTGGGGCAGGGCATGATTCAGCGAAAGGCGGACCAGATCATGGAACAGTTTGCCGACGCCCTGAGGCGGGCGCTGGAGATCCCGGTCTAG
- a CDS encoding FtsX-like permease family protein, which produces MRFLSIPARNLTRRPVRSVLTAFGVALAVGGFVVLTGFSRGMEHAWTVSLVERDVHMTAIPRGTVEILTASVDDSLAARLAQFAGVRDATEELADMVMLPSGQPVLVVGWPAGSFLWETLRLSAGRLPAAARPDGAVVGQGLAAALRLEPGGSLDLLGTRLAVTAVFRPSGVINNNMVIIPLPTLQRLLNRPGKATVIDLRLAQPGDPEQVDAVRARLAAAFPGLTFTETRSVADSNDILRLIRAMAWGISIIALAIGLFTVLNTLLMSVTERIREFGVLSALGWSPGRVLAMVVLEGLALTLAGSAAGVVLGAAGLRWLAQTPMLRGIVQPEIGPRLLLEAAAVTLVLGIAGSLYPAARAVAVQPVDALKYE; this is translated from the coding sequence GTGCGCTTCCTGAGCATTCCCGCACGCAACCTGACCCGCCGGCCCGTGCGGTCCGTCCTGACCGCGTTTGGGGTCGCGCTGGCGGTCGGCGGGTTCGTGGTCCTGACGGGATTTTCGCGCGGCATGGAGCACGCCTGGACGGTGAGCCTGGTCGAACGCGACGTCCACATGACCGCGATCCCGCGCGGCACGGTGGAGATTCTGACGGCGTCCGTGGACGACTCGCTGGCGGCCCGGCTCGCGCAATTCGCGGGCGTGCGCGACGCCACCGAGGAACTCGCGGATATGGTCATGCTGCCGTCGGGCCAGCCGGTGCTGGTGGTCGGCTGGCCGGCGGGTAGCTTCCTGTGGGAGACGCTGCGCCTCAGCGCCGGCCGCCTCCCCGCCGCGGCGCGGCCGGACGGCGCCGTGGTCGGCCAGGGGCTCGCGGCGGCCCTCCGGCTCGAGCCGGGCGGCAGCCTCGATCTCCTCGGGACGCGGCTCGCCGTGACCGCGGTCTTTCGTCCGAGCGGCGTGATCAACAACAACATGGTCATCATCCCGCTGCCGACGCTGCAGCGGCTCCTCAATCGGCCGGGCAAGGCAACGGTCATCGACCTGCGGCTGGCGCAGCCCGGGGATCCTGAGCAGGTCGACGCGGTGCGGGCGCGGCTCGCCGCCGCGTTCCCCGGTCTTACCTTCACGGAAACGCGCTCGGTGGCCGACAGCAACGACATCCTGCGCCTGATCCGCGCGATGGCGTGGGGCATCTCCATCATCGCGCTCGCGATCGGGCTGTTCACGGTATTGAACACCCTGCTTATGTCCGTCACGGAGCGCATCCGCGAGTTCGGCGTGCTGTCCGCGCTCGGCTGGAGTCCCGGGCGCGTGCTCGCGATGGTCGTGCTCGAAGGGCTCGCCCTTACGCTCGCCGGCAGCGCGGCCGGCGTCGTCCTGGGCGCCGCAGGGCTTCGGTGGCTCGCGCAGACGCCGATGCTGCGCGGCATCGTCCAGCCGGAGATCGGTCCGCGCCTGCTGCTGGAGGCCGCCGCCGTGACGCTCGTGCTCGGGATCGCCGGCAGCCTGTACCCCGCAGCCCGCGCGGTGGCCGTACAGCCGGTGGACGCGCTGAAGTACGAGTAG